GAAAGCAGTCTTTTGACTGGACATGCACATGATCTTGCTGGCAGGCACGTCTAGCTTTTCAAGAGGAGGTTCAGATTCAACAATGATAAATGCTAAAATGGATCCATCCAGTAATGGTTATTTCATTGTTCTCAATGCCTCAAGTAAGAAATCTTATGCAATATGCTGCTACAACATACATAGTTAAGATAGTCTGAGGAGGATAAATAGCATAAATTCAGATATTATACTTCTATATTCAGGAAAAAGCATCATTAATGGATAGATTTCAAATAGCAAGGATATTTGATGCTAGCACAAGAAAGTTGCATCAATGTCTTTGACATTATTAGACTTAGGTCCTCTTGCCGCACTTGTGCCATCTTCTTTATGATTTAGGAGCTAGGATGTTTCAAGAAGAATCTTTTGATTGGAACTAAAGcaccaaacaacattaaaataacAACGTTCAAACCTatgcttttcttttaaaaggaACTCTTTGAATAAATATACAAGATTATATCTACAACCTAACTAAACTGAGAGAAGTAACAAACTTTGAAACCCCCCAAAACAAACTCAACAGAAAAATACTTCAGCCCACAGTAATAGATCACATTTTCTGTTTGATCAGTAAAGTAGAACTTCTGGATAGTGTCTGTCATAGCCCTAGTTTTGGTAAATACAAAATTGAAAAGGCCTCAACTTTTACATCTAAAGGTGCTCAAGAATGCTGAAGTAGTGGAATCCTACATGAAGAATCCACAACAAATCACATGGCTATACCTTTGCTGTATATACCCACGTTTCAAAATTGATCCGAGTTTTTActtagaaaaaaagaagaagatacgTTACATTAAGAATGACACGAAGAGTATACCATATGAAGATGGTGTGAAATGAACTATGTAAGTGGCATAATCTCTTTATCCCTCTGTTTCCTGAGAGGAGAGAATTCAGTCCTTAAGTCTCATGACCTTTCAACAGCAAAAAGACAGGTGTACAAAATAAATTGAGCAGAATTCTGCTGATatatatatcttcaagcagaagtgGCCAATCTTTATccgaaaacaaattaaaaaaggAACGAAAGAAAGGAGTTGATGTTAACTGCTTATTTTGGGTCATCCTCTAAGCTTTTCTTGGGTAGGGCAACATGGAGAGACATAAGGAGATAAAATAATAATCTAGATTAATCAGTATATATGGAAAAAGCAAAGGAAATATAACTATAAATTTTGGTGCTCATAGCAACATACAACTCCCCAAGGCTCTATTGCCTATGGACATAATACGATCTGCATGTAATACTGATAAGCCTGTATCACTGATGTTAATATGGATATGTTTACTTCTTCTGTTGCTTACGGAGCATTGTCATCAAACAGAACTTTGTAAAACCGCTTCCTCTCTTCCGGATCAAATATGCCACCTAAATCTCCTCCTTCCTTATCTTGTTCTGATGAAATTTCGTCGCTTTGGCTCCTCCTTTTCTCTGGCTTTGGCATTATCATGCCTCTGTTCCTCTTCTTTTCTAAATTCAATAGATAATGTCTGCGATTATATTCATGGAGTCCCTCCTGCATTaattctccaaacttctcctTGACAACAACAAGAGGGTCCTTTTCGATCAGTTCTGACCCATTATATGCTTCCCTGAGGAGAACTGTATAGATCTGGTATCTGTTAGAAACATAGAATATTCCAGGATGTTTGAGCAGAAAAACATTTAATTTCTCTGGTAAACATAATTCCCTTCTAAAATGGCCCAATTTGAAAATTGATGCCTTTTTCCACAAGGTCAATGACAGTAACTCATGCACTACTCCCACTGTTCTCTTGTCCATTTCCTTTGAACCATCCACTAAACCATCAAGTCCAAGATAAGGTGAAATATATGGAGTAGAATTAAAATCTTCAAATCTTTCCCATGATTTGACCCAAGTCGGAGGCAAGGAGCACGGGAAACCTGGCTCTCGACCATCCTTTATGGCCTTTCTTTCGATTGCAGAAACTGCTAAATCAGGGTTCCAGGCTGTGAGCTCAATCTCCATCGAACTCCGCCTCCCGGTGTGGTTAACAACTCTAAATATTTGAGGGTACTTGGGTACAATCCTGAGCAAATAATCATCAGGAAATCCAAAATTCCTCCTCAATTCGTTAAGTTTCATAATATTCAGCCTTTGATCACAgctcatcatcaacaactttgTTAATCGCTCAGCATATATCGGTTCCTGCATATCCTTAACAGACTCTTCCTCTTCAGTCAAAAACATCATTCTTTTAGTCAGACCACAATAGTACTCATCATTCTCAAGGTAGACTTCAAAGCAACAAGGATACTTTTTCAGCCAATTTAGAGCTTTGCCTTGAAGATCAAGAGTGTTGAACTTCTTCTGCAGGTATTTTACTGATGCAACCTGGTTAGGACATCTCATAATAATGTTCTTAATCTGATTATTCACTATCCATCGACGATTTCTATGTAATGCACCTTCAAGATCTGGATCTTTCTTCATTGACCAAAGAGAAAACCTTCGCCGAACACAAATATTAAACATTGTATCCCACAAACTCAAGTACCCATTTCTCTGGCTTTTCACATAAATCTGAGTTGCCATTCCTAATCACCACTTACATATATACCAACTAGCAGGGGCGGATGTACATATGCAGTATGAGCTATGAGTTTAGCAGAACCCAGTAACTTTGGCTCAGACTCTTATATGTACAAATATCAAATTTGGAACCCATTAACTCAAATGGACATAGGGTTCAGTGGGGTTCTCGAACCCATAAAGTTCAAATTTAAATCCGCCTCTGCCAATTAAGATGTAATTACTGCTTCAGACAAGTAAATAAAAGCTATTATTTGAGAACCTCATTACTTTAAATAGtagaataacatcaaaacatcaaccAAATACTCCGCCAGTACCGCCACGGAGAACATATGAAATCAAATAAGTTTCACTTAAGGGCTACTATCCTGAACCCAATTGCTTAAATTTGTAGAATCATAAGAAAATATGCAGCAAAGATGAATTCTTGCTTGCTAATAAGAAATGAGGATGTCAGTAGATTTATCAATCAACTGAAATTTTATAAAACGGACCTTTATAAGGAAGGAAAAGCACAAAAGCAATttctgttcaattttcttatggGGCTAGCGGCTTTCAGTAACAGACATTTTCATTTATCTCTCTCTTTCTTGTTTTGCCTCACACACCTCGGACAACATCATAGTACGCCTTTTGACAAATTACAGATCACAGTTTTTCTTCTACTACTACTAATACTCAAAATCCCTTGTATTTCGGCCATCCTAATTCCTAATTTAGACGTATGGTTGGTAAACGAAGCGGGTCAAACCGGATATGATGACGTTTTACTGGGGCAAGTGCACAGATACCCATGGCCTCGTGAGTCGTGACCCCCTATTTAAGGCATAgccaaaatttataaatttttgtaAGTTTAGCCATTTCAAATTCAACTATATGCATGCACAATCGAATTTGCAAAAAATCGGGTTGGAAATTACAAATTTGCCTAAGTTTGGCAAAAAGTCGTTTGTGCAAACAAATTTCTGACAGTTTTGCCTGAACTTCAAATATACACAACTGAAGTTGAACTACAATGTTTGACATTTATGTATGCCAAAGCCAAAAAAAATCCCCTAATTTGCTTTCTTATTTACGGTTACAGTGTGGGGTCCATCCCATGAATGTGAAAGACAAACTTCCTTTGTCATAAAGTACTACCAAATCTATAGAAAAAAAATGTGATTTGGGTTGACagatttttattgctttcaaaaGGTGAAAGTTTGACATTTCTATTATGATGATGTCATCTATGATGCAAGTAAAAAGAATTGGACGTCTATAAATAGATAGCTCCTGATTCAGTTAAAGATACACaaacaaagagagaaaaaagagtgATGTTTCACaaacaaggtataagaaaatagtatgtgagaaaaatagagagtgagcgatattgtagtgagttgggaatatcaaaagagaattATTTCTTTTGCGTATTGTTGTGATCTTTGAAGTATTTTACTTGAACCTataaagtgtaaaattccttactatagtaaTAACAGTTGCTCGTCTCGGGACCGTGGCTTTTTCCTTATTCAAAaggatttttcacgtaaaaatcttggtgtcgttgtcactcttttattcttgctaatgaccgtatctcggtgctacgttattattcctcttttattactgtgaatattatttctgtagggggtttattcgcaacaactggtatcagagcacatgtTTTGCTCGTTCAcaaaaatactattcactgtcgaTAGTACTATActtagtgaaaaataaaaatgtccggagtaaagtacgaggtagcaaaatttaaCGGAGATAGCGGTTTGTTaatatggcaaagaaggatgagaaaTCTGCTCATCCAATAAGGATTACACAAGATACTAGATGCTGATGCCAAaatgcctgataccatgaaagctgaggattgggctgattGGATGAAAGgactgctagtgcaatcaggttgcacttataaGATGATgtagtaaataacatcattgatgaagacaccgcacgtggaatttggacaaggttggaaagcctatataTGTCCAAAACgctaacaaataaattgtacttgaagaagcagctatacgccctacacatgggtgaaggtacgatttttttgtcatatttaaatgtgtttaacggattAATCACACAGCTCACCaatctcggagtgaaaatcgagaaAGAAGATAAAAGCCATCTTGCTGTTGAACtcattgccatcttcgtacgataatttggcaataaccatcctgcacggtaagactaccattgagttgaaagatgtcacatcggctcttctactcaatgagaagatgaaaaaaaagcctaaaaatcaaggacatgctctcatcacagaaggtagaggcaggagttatcaaaggagttcgagcaactatggtagatctgaagctcgtgggaagtctaagaaccgatccaaatcaagagctagaaattgctacaattgtgatcaaccaggtcacttcaaaagagattacccaaatccaaggaagggcaaatgtgaaactagtggccagaagaatgactacaacacaaccgccatggtgcaaaataatgataatgttatcctctttataaatgaggaagaggaatgcatgcacttatcaggtccagagtaggaatgggtggttgatacaacaacatcttaccatgccacaccgataagagatcttttttgcagatatgtagcaggtgattaaggccttgtgagaatgggtaacacaagttactcaaagattacgGGGATtagtgacatttgtatcaagacaaatgtcggatgcacattggttctgaaggacgtgcgacatgtacctgatttgcggatgaatttgatctcgggaattgctttagatcgagatggatacgagaactattttgcaaatcaaaagtgaagactcaccaagggatcatttgtgattgcaaagggagttgctcatgGCACGTTGTAcatgacaaatgcagaaatatgccaaggtgaattgaacgcgacACAAGATGAGATTTTTGCAGATtcgtggcacaaaagaatgggtcatatgagcgagaaagGATTGCAGATTCTTATCAAGAAATCATCCacttcttatgccaaaggtacaatggtaaaaccttgtgactactgtttatttggtaagcagcatagagtttcatttcagacatcgtctgaaagaaaattgaatatacttaatttggtatattctgatgtttgtggtccaatgaaaattgaatcgatgggcagtaacaaatattttgttacttttattgatgatgcttcacgaaaattataggtttatattttgaaaaccaaagatcaggtgtttatgttttccagaagtttcatgctatggtggaaagggagacaggccaaaagctaaagcgtctccgaagtgacaatgaaggtgagtacacttcaagggagtTTGAAGAGTACTGTTCGagccatgggatcagacatgaaaagacagttcctggaaccccacgacacaatggcgtagccgaaaggatgaaccgcaccattatggagaaggtgagaagcatgctcagaatggctaaactacctaagtcattctggggtgaagtaGTTCAGCCAGCCTgctacctgatcaataggagtccatcagttccgttggcgtttgacatcccagaaagagtttggaccaacaaggaggtgtcctactcgcatctgaaggtgttcggttgcagaacttttgcacatgtaccaaaggagcagagaacaaatgttaca
The nucleotide sequence above comes from Nicotiana tabacum cultivar K326 chromosome 12, ASM71507v2, whole genome shotgun sequence. Encoded proteins:
- the LOC107816837 gene encoding protein WHAT'S THIS FACTOR 1 homolog, chloroplastic; translated protein: MATQIYVKSQRNGYLSLWDTMFNICVRRRFSLWSMKKDPDLEGALHRNRRWIVNNQIKNIIMRCPNQVASVKYLQKKFNTLDLQGKALNWLKKYPCCFEVYLENDEYYCGLTKRMMFLTEEEESVKDMQEPIYAERLTKLLMMSCDQRLNIMKLNELRRNFGFPDDYLLRIVPKYPQIFRVVNHTGRRSSMEIELTAWNPDLAVSAIERKAIKDGREPGFPCSLPPTWVKSWERFEDFNSTPYISPYLGLDGLVDGSKEMDKRTVGVVHELLSLTLWKKASIFKLGHFRRELCLPEKLNVFLLKHPGIFYVSNRYQIYTVLLREAYNGSELIEKDPLVVVKEKFGELMQEGLHEYNRRHYLLNLEKKRNRGMIMPKPEKRRSQSDEISSEQDKEGGDLGGIFDPEERKRFYKVLFDDNAP